Genomic DNA from Pseudomonadota bacterium:
CACGCGCCTCGCGCCCGGCGGGAAGTCCCTTACAGAGCGCTTGCGACGACACCTCTTCAGCGACGACGTCGTGGGGCAGACCCTTACTGCGGGTCAGGGAAAAATCGGTCATCGTCGACAGCACGGATTCATAGGCGTAGTTGCCGCCCACGTGATCGAAGTGGCTGTGCGAGTTGAGCACGGTGATCGGCAGGTCCGTCAACGCATCCGTTACGGCGCGAATGTCACCGATCCCGTTGCCCGTGTCGAAGAGCAGCGCGCGTGCTTCCCCAACGATCAGCCAGGAGATCACCTCCTGCCACTGCCAGGGCTCATAGATCGCGTAGGTACCGGGGCGAATCTCGTAGACTTCGAACCAATCGTCGCTCGCCGCGTGGCGCTCGAGGGCGGCGAACTCCGGCCGCGGGAGGCGGTCGCAGAACGTGCCTAGGGAGGACTCGCTCTGAAGGGGCGTTTGCGGGGTGCAGGCGACCAGGAATACGGCCGACGCGGCCGCCACCGGTGCAAGCAAGCGCCCTCCGCTCTCGCCAGCCACGCTATTCGGCCACGCCAACGCGCATGTACACCATGTCATCGCCCGCCTGGGCGAGGAATCCGCTGCCCGTGCAGCTCCAGGCGGCATCGTCGCTTGGCGGCACGGCAGAGATCTGACCGCTCGTCTGGTTGATGCACTGGACCGTCTCGCCCAACTCTCCGGTGGTGGCTCCAGCGATGTCGTCGGGGGCGGTGACCACGCCGAACATGAACTGCACGATCACATCGCCAGCAGCCGCCTCCAAGCCCGCTGCAGTACAGTTCCACATGGTCTTGCGATCGGCTCCGAGGGGGATATCGAGAACCTGCTCACGCGTCGCATTGATGCATCGGGCCCGGGCGCCAGCGATGCCACGTACGCGACTCGTGATAGGGGTGGGATCGCTCGCATCGGTCGCATCGAGCGCAATGGAAAACCCAGCCGACGACGCAATCCACTCGCGCCCCTTGATCGGGGACGTGGCGTTGGCGACAGCACTGCCGGCCAGTCCGCGCTCCTGATCGGGGTCTGCGCACTCCCAGGCGAAGGAGTCGCCGCGCTGGCCATTGGCGTCCACCACCTCGAGCCAATAGGTCTGATTGGCTGGTAGCACACAGGCCTCATCGAAGTAGTAGGTGAGCTCGTACACCTCTAAGCCGTTGACGATGCGACCGGTCGGCACCCGAAAGAACGGGCGTTGATCGTCGAAGGTGCAAAGGGGTGGATGACGCGTGTCGGGGAGCTCGCTGCCGAACCACTGCCCCATGACCTGCAGGGTGTAGGCGTCGTGGGTCGGCGGCAAGTTGTTGAACTCGTAGACGCCGGTGACGACCAATCGATCGAGGCGCTGATCTTCACCGCGGGGCAGCACAAAGTCCTCGGCGTATTGCTGACGGTGGTGATTCGAGACGTCGACACACCCCCCGTTGGGGGATTGACGCAGCAGGGCGCGCGAGGTGCCGAGACTGCCCGAGGCGACCGCCACGCGAGATCCGTCCGTGGCGGCGCCCGTCGCACTTACCAATAAGCCTAGGCAGGCCAGGGCGGCGGCGATGGTGGGGGCATGGCTGTGACCCGCTGGCATCCTTCAGTCCCGGTCGTCCGATCCGTAGCACTGAAGTCAGTTCTAACAGCAAGATCGAATGCCGAACACTGCGTTGAATACGTACTCGCGCCGTCCCGCAATGCGGCACGATGGTGTGCGGAGCCCTGGTGGTAGCAACCACCAGAGCTCCTCGCCTGGGCGAAAACTAGCGGCTCTGCGCGGGGGTGTCGTCTCCGTCCAGCACGCCATCCTCGTCTCGGTCGATACCGATCCGCATGCCCGTGCCGTTGGCGACCACCGTGAGGGTGAGCGGCGTGGTCGGCCCCGCGCGGGAGAGCACCTCGCCGAGGG
This window encodes:
- a CDS encoding MBL fold metallo-hydrolase is translated as MLAPVAAASAVFLVACTPQTPLQSESSLGTFCDRLPRPEFAALERHAASDDWFEVYEIRPGTYAIYEPWQWQEVISWLIVGEARALLFDTGNGIGDIRAVTDALTDLPITVLNSHSHFDHVGGNYAYESVLSTMTDFSLTRSKGLPHDVVAEEVSSQALCKGLPAGREARDHRLRPYALTAKVADGDRIDLGGRVLEALAVPGHTPDALALLEAEAGYLWSGDTFYVGPIWLYAPETDFQAYRRSLIRLAEVAPTLTAVFPAHNTPEASPALLLEALRGFDAVRAGAVEAQPAWPGTVTYALGDFSFLVREGTLAPP